A genomic region of Arvicola amphibius chromosome 7, mArvAmp1.2, whole genome shotgun sequence contains the following coding sequences:
- the Zbtb34 gene encoding zinc finger and BTB domain-containing protein 34 isoform X2 — protein sequence MDSSSFIQFDVPEHSSTVLSQLNELRLQGKLCDIIVHIQGQPFRAHKAVLAASSPYFRDHSALSTMSGLSISVIKNPSVFEQLLSFCYTGRMSLQLKDVVSFLTAASFLQMQCVIDKCTQILESIHSKISVGDVDSVTIGAEENPESRNGVKDGSFFANPVEISPPYCPQVRQPPVSSDLRMETTPNKALRSRLQEEGHSDRGSSGSVSEYEIQIEGDHEQGDLLVRESQITEVKVKMEKSERPSCSDSSSLGDDGYHTEMVDGEQVVAVNVGAYGSVLQHAYPYSQAASQPSSMPEAFGSQSNSSPSRSMLSCFRGRGARQKRALSVHLHSDLQGVVQGSDSEAMMNNPSYESSPRERSARGYWYPYNERLICIYCGKSFNQKGSLDRHMRLHMGITPFVCKFCGKKYTRKDQLEYHIRGHTDDKPFRCEVCGKCFPFQGTLNQHLRKNHPGVTEVRSRMESPERTDVYVEQKLESDVSASEMALDSRMEIHTVSDAPD from the coding sequence ATGGACAGCAGCAGTTTCATTCAGTTCGATGTGCCTGAGCACAGCAGCACTGTTCTGAGCCAACTAAACGAGCTCCGCCTGCAAGGGAAGCTATGCGACATCATCGTCCACATTCAGGGTCAGCCATTCCGAGCCCACAAAGCTGTCCTCGCTGCCAGCTCCCCGTATTTCCGGGACCATTCAGCATTGAGCACTATGAGTGGCTTGTCAATATCTGTGATTAAGAACCCCAGCGTGTTTGAGCAGTTGCTGTCCTTCTGTTACACTGGAAGAATGTCCTTGCAGTTGAAGGATGTTGTCAGTTTTCTGACCGCAGCCAGCTTCCTTCAGATGCAGTGTGTCATTGACAAGTGCACGCAGATCCTGGAGAGCATCCACTCAAAGATCAGTGTGGGAGATGTTGACTCTGTCACCATTGGTGCTGAAGAGAATCCCGAGAGCCGGAACGGAGTGAAAGATGGCAGCTTCTTCGCCAATCCTGTTGAGATCTCCCCTCCATATTGCCCTCAGGTACGGCAGCCTCCAGTCAGCAGCGATCTCCGGATGGAGACGACCCCCAACAAAGCCCTTCGGAGCCGCTTACAGGAAGAGGGACACTCAGATCGGGGGAGCAGTGGCAGCGTGTCTGAGTATGAGATTCAAATTGAAGGGGACCACGAGCAAGGGGACTTGTTGGTGAGGGAGAGCCAGATCACTGAGGTAAAAGTAAAGATGGAAAAGTCTGAGCGGCCCAGTTGTTCTGACAGCTCCTCTCTGGGCGATGATGGCTACCACACAGAAATGGTTGATGGGGAGCAAGTTGTGGCGGTGAACGTGGGTGCCTATGGCTCTGTGCTCCAGCATGCATATCCCTACTCCCAGGCAGCCTCACAGCCTTCCAGCATGCCAGAAGCTTTTGGAAGTCAGAGTAATTCCAGCCCATCCAGGTCCATGCTGAGCTGCTTCCGAGGCCGTGGTGCCCGCCAGAAGCGGGCTCTGTCTGTTCACCTGCACAGTGACCTGCAGGGTGTGGTGCAAGGATCTGACAGTGAAGCCATGATGAACAATCCCAGTTACGAGAGCAGTCCTCGGGAGAGGAGTGCAAGGGGTTACTGGTACCCATACAACGAGAGGTTGATCTGTATTTACTGTGGGAAGTCCTTTAACCAGAAGGGAAGCCTCGACAGGCACATGCGACTGCATATGGGAATCACCCCCTTTGTGTGCAAGTTCTGTGGGAAGAAGTACACACGCAAGGACCAGCTGGAGTACCACATCCGGGGCCACACTGATGACAAACCATTCCGCTGTGAGGTCTGTGGGAAGTGCTTTCCATTCCAGGGCACTCTCAACCAGCACCTGCGGAAAAACCACCCGGGTGTCACTGAGGTCAGAAGTCGTATGGAGTCTCCCGAAAGAACAGATGTGTACGTGGAACAGAAACTTGAAAGTGATGTGTCAGCCTCAGAAATGGCTCTAGATTCCCGAATGGAAATCCACACGGTATCTGATGCGCCTGACTAA
- the Zbtb34 gene encoding zinc finger and BTB domain-containing protein 34 isoform X1, producing MESTLEECNSRLRLVSVEMDSSSFIQFDVPEHSSTVLSQLNELRLQGKLCDIIVHIQGQPFRAHKAVLAASSPYFRDHSALSTMSGLSISVIKNPSVFEQLLSFCYTGRMSLQLKDVVSFLTAASFLQMQCVIDKCTQILESIHSKISVGDVDSVTIGAEENPESRNGVKDGSFFANPVEISPPYCPQVRQPPVSSDLRMETTPNKALRSRLQEEGHSDRGSSGSVSEYEIQIEGDHEQGDLLVRESQITEVKVKMEKSERPSCSDSSSLGDDGYHTEMVDGEQVVAVNVGAYGSVLQHAYPYSQAASQPSSMPEAFGSQSNSSPSRSMLSCFRGRGARQKRALSVHLHSDLQGVVQGSDSEAMMNNPSYESSPRERSARGYWYPYNERLICIYCGKSFNQKGSLDRHMRLHMGITPFVCKFCGKKYTRKDQLEYHIRGHTDDKPFRCEVCGKCFPFQGTLNQHLRKNHPGVTEVRSRMESPERTDVYVEQKLESDVSASEMALDSRMEIHTVSDAPD from the exons ATGGAAAGCACCCTGGAAGAATGCAATTCAAG ATTGCGCCTCGTGTCAGTAGAAATGGACAGCAGCAGTTTCATTCAGTTCGATGTGCCTGAGCACAGCAGCACTGTTCTGAGCCAACTAAACGAGCTCCGCCTGCAAGGGAAGCTATGCGACATCATCGTCCACATTCAGGGTCAGCCATTCCGAGCCCACAAAGCTGTCCTCGCTGCCAGCTCCCCGTATTTCCGGGACCATTCAGCATTGAGCACTATGAGTGGCTTGTCAATATCTGTGATTAAGAACCCCAGCGTGTTTGAGCAGTTGCTGTCCTTCTGTTACACTGGAAGAATGTCCTTGCAGTTGAAGGATGTTGTCAGTTTTCTGACCGCAGCCAGCTTCCTTCAGATGCAGTGTGTCATTGACAAGTGCACGCAGATCCTGGAGAGCATCCACTCAAAGATCAGTGTGGGAGATGTTGACTCTGTCACCATTGGTGCTGAAGAGAATCCCGAGAGCCGGAACGGAGTGAAAGATGGCAGCTTCTTCGCCAATCCTGTTGAGATCTCCCCTCCATATTGCCCTCAGGTACGGCAGCCTCCAGTCAGCAGCGATCTCCGGATGGAGACGACCCCCAACAAAGCCCTTCGGAGCCGCTTACAGGAAGAGGGACACTCAGATCGGGGGAGCAGTGGCAGCGTGTCTGAGTATGAGATTCAAATTGAAGGGGACCACGAGCAAGGGGACTTGTTGGTGAGGGAGAGCCAGATCACTGAGGTAAAAGTAAAGATGGAAAAGTCTGAGCGGCCCAGTTGTTCTGACAGCTCCTCTCTGGGCGATGATGGCTACCACACAGAAATGGTTGATGGGGAGCAAGTTGTGGCGGTGAACGTGGGTGCCTATGGCTCTGTGCTCCAGCATGCATATCCCTACTCCCAGGCAGCCTCACAGCCTTCCAGCATGCCAGAAGCTTTTGGAAGTCAGAGTAATTCCAGCCCATCCAGGTCCATGCTGAGCTGCTTCCGAGGCCGTGGTGCCCGCCAGAAGCGGGCTCTGTCTGTTCACCTGCACAGTGACCTGCAGGGTGTGGTGCAAGGATCTGACAGTGAAGCCATGATGAACAATCCCAGTTACGAGAGCAGTCCTCGGGAGAGGAGTGCAAGGGGTTACTGGTACCCATACAACGAGAGGTTGATCTGTATTTACTGTGGGAAGTCCTTTAACCAGAAGGGAAGCCTCGACAGGCACATGCGACTGCATATGGGAATCACCCCCTTTGTGTGCAAGTTCTGTGGGAAGAAGTACACACGCAAGGACCAGCTGGAGTACCACATCCGGGGCCACACTGATGACAAACCATTCCGCTGTGAGGTCTGTGGGAAGTGCTTTCCATTCCAGGGCACTCTCAACCAGCACCTGCGGAAAAACCACCCGGGTGTCACTGAGGTCAGAAGTCGTATGGAGTCTCCCGAAAGAACAGATGTGTACGTGGAACAGAAACTTGAAAGTGATGTGTCAGCCTCAGAAATGGCTCTAGATTCCCGAATGGAAATCCACACGGTATCTGATGCGCCTGACTAA